In Desulfonatronum thiodismutans, the genomic window CCCGGACAAGATCAGTGAAGACGTTTCCCTGCCCCGGGGCAAGGTGGCCGAAGGCATTCTGGGCATCCGAGACATCGGTCGGGCCCACGATTTGCCGATCCTGACCTTCGGCCACCTGGGCGACGGCAACATCCACGTAAACATCATGCACGACGCCTCGGACGAGAACCAACTGGAGCATGCGTTCCAGGTCCGGGACGCCGTGCTGGAACTGGTGCTCCATTTGGGCGGCGTCCTTTCCGGAGAACACGGCCTGGGCCTGACCAAGCGCGGTTGGCTGCATCGGCAGGTCGGCCCGGTGGAGCGCGGCCTGTTCTCCCTGATCAAGCGGGCCTTTGATCCTAAGGGAATCATGAACCCGGGCAAGGCGTATTGAGTCTCCCGTTGTCCACACTCCTTCACAATTGCGCCAAGGCAGATTTTTTTCGAGCCGCTGGCGCTCTGGATCGTGATCGAAATCGAAATCGTGATCGAAATCGATTTCTGGTAACTTTCCGATTTCGATAGCGATTTCGATTTCGATGAGAGAACAGATTCGGCCTGCCAATCGCGCGGCACCATACCCCACGAACTCGGGCGCTTCGACGCGGCCGTGCATTCTTTGCGGCAAGTGTCTGGACGTCTGTCCGTTGTTTGCGGCCACGGGGCGGGAGGAGTTGAGCCCTCGGGGCAAGTCCTTTTTGATCCGCCAGGCACTGGAGGAGGGCAATCTCCATGATCCGGCCGCGGCCAGCAAACTGCTGGGGCTGTGCCTGGGGTGCGGACGGTGCGCGGATGGTTGTCCTCAAGGCCGAAATCTTCCGGAACTGCTGCGGGAGGAGAAGGCCGGTCATCCGGGGTGGCAGGCCTGGGTCTGGCGGACCTGGATCACCCAGGCCAAGAGTCTTTGGCCGCTGGTGGGCCGCTGCGCGGGGTTGCTTCCGGAACAACTCGGTGCCGGGATGATGGATGCGCCGCGGGCCTTGGTGCGTCGGCCTTCTCGGGAGCGGACATCCGGTGGCTTTGAGCGGGTTGCCGACGAAGCTGTTTTGCCCGGGAACGCCGTGCTGTTCCCCGGATGCACGGCGCGATTCGCCAGACCCTGGTGGGTGGAAAGCGCAGTGCGGATGCTGGGGGCGGCGGATGATCGGCTGAAAGGCTTCCCGGATTGGCAATGTTGCGGTTTTACGGTGGCTCAGGCAGGATTACCCGGTTTGAACGACGAAATGCGGTCTCAAAATGTGGTCTTGTGGAGGGAACGGGGGCGACCTGCGCTGCTCACCATCTGCGCCACATGCACTACGGCTTTGCATGATTACACGAAGTCAAAGGACCTTTTTCAGGACGACCGGGAGCGACTGGCCTGGGAAGCCGCGGTTCAGCCTCTGAGCGGCCTGGTCGATCCGCAAGACTTTCGCGCTGGAGGAGACGGAACGGTCCTCTACCACCGCCCTTGTCACGCTCCAAATCCAGACCCGGATGCTGCTTTTTTGCGCGGCGTGTTCGCGACACGGCTGATTGCCGAGGCCGAAAACGCTTGCTGCGGGATGGGCGGCGTGATGCGACTCAGCGCCCCAGGCTTGTCCTCCCAGGTAGCGGATCGGTATTGGAGTCTAGCGCCTGAACAAAGCGAACTCACCGTGAGCACCGGGTGCAGCGGTTGCGCGATCCAACTCGCGGCCACGGCCCCCCAAGGCGTCGAGGTCGCGCACTGGTTGGAGTTGTTTGAAGGGTGATAGCGGCTACGGTCAGGAATCATCGATTTCGATACCGATCCAGAGTGCCCGTGCTTCGAGAACACAAATGCCCTGCGTCCAGGGCTTTCGCGGAATACTAAGGAGAAATGCATGTTCAATTTTATCGTCAAGAAAGTAATCGGCTCCAAGAATGAGCGGTATCTGAAAAAGCTCAAGCCGATGGTGCAGACCATTAATGGCCACGAAGAACGGATGCGCGGGCTCAGGGACGACGACTTCCCGGTCAAGGTTCGGGAATGGAAGGAGCAAGTCCAGAACGGGCGTTCTCTGGACGATTTATTGCCCGAGACCTTCGCCTTGGTGCGCGAGGCTTCCTGGCGAGCCTTGAAGATGCGACACTTCGACGCCCAGTTGATCGGCGGGATGGTCCTGCATCACGGCAAGATCGCTGAAATGAAGACTGGCGAGGGCAAGACCCTGGCCGCGACTCTGCCTGTGGTGCTTAACGCTCTGGCCGGCAAGGGCGTGCACGTGGTCACGGTCAACGACTACCTGGCCCGCCGCGACGCGGAGTGGATGGGGCAAATCTATCGTTTTCTTGGTCTGGAGGTCGGGGTGATCCTCCACGGGTTGACCGATCCCGAACGCCAAACGTCCTACAACGCCGACGTGACCTACGGCACGAACAATGAGTTCGGCTTCGATTACCTGCGGGACAACATGAAGTTCCGGATGGAGCACCTGGTCCAGCGGGACCTGTTTTTCGGGATCGTGGACGAGGTGGACTCCATCCTGATCGACGAGGCCCGGACCCCGCTGATCATTTCCGGTCCGGCCGAGGACTCCACCGGGCTGTACATGCAGATCAACGCCCTGATTCCCAAACTGAAGAAGGAAGAGCATTTCACGGTGGACGAGAAGCTGCGCGCCATCCTGCTCACGGAAGAGGGGGTGATGCGCTGCGAAGAGCTGCTCAGCCTGGAAAACCTCTACGACCCGCAAAACATCCGCTTTCAGCATCACATCCTGCAGGCCCTCAAGGCCCACCATCTTTTCAAACGTGACGTGGACTACATCGTGGGCGACGGGCAGGTGGTCATCGTTGACGAATTCACCGGCCGGACCATGCCCGGTCGCCGCTACAGCGACGGGTTGCACCAAGCCCTGGAAGCCAAGGAATACGTCAAGATTCAGGCAGAAAACCAGACCCTGGCCTCCATCACCTTCCAGAACTATTTCCGGATGTACGACAAGCTGGCCGGGATGACCGGAACCGCGGACACCGAAGCAGTGGAGTTTAAGGAAATCTACAACCTGGACGTGGCGTCCGTCCCCACCCATCGGCCCATGGTCCGGGAAGATCATCCGGATATGATCTACAAGACCCAGGACGACAAATATAAGGCCATCGCCCAGGAGATCAGCGAACTCCACCGCAAGGGGCAGCCCGTGCTGGTGGGTACGGTGTCCATCGAGAAGTCCGAAATCGTGGCCAAACTGCTCAAGCGTCACGGGGTTCCGCACAGCGTGCTCAACGCGAAGAACCACGAGAAAGAGGCCGAGATCGTGGCCCTGGCTGGCCATAGCGGACAGGTGACCATTGCCACGAACATGGCCGGACGCGGTACGGACATCGTGCTCGGCGAGGGCGTGGTGGACCTGGGAGGGCTGCACATCATCGGCACGGAGCGCCATGAAAGCCGACGCATCGACAACCAGTTGCGCGGACGAAGCGGACGTCAGGGCGATCCGGGCAGCTCCCGGTTCTACCTAGCCCTGGACGACGACCTGTTGCGGCTGTTCGGCTCGGACAAGATCGCCGGGCTGATGGGGCGGCTGGGATTGCAGGAGGGCGAGGCCATCGAGAACCGGATGGTCTCCCGGGCCATTGAAAACGCCCAGCGCAAGGTGGAGGCCCACAACTTCGAGATCCGCAAACAGCTTCTGGACTTCGACAACGTCATGAACCAGCAGCGGGAAGTGATTTATACCCAGCGTCGGGAAATCATGGCCAGCAAGGACCTGGAGGAGATGGTCGAGTCTTTTGTCCACGATCTGGTGGAGGACATCTACGCGCCGGTGCAGGACAAGGACGCGGACGACGAGGCTCGCCAGGAAGTCCGGGCCCGGCTGGGCGAGATTTTCGGGTTGGGACGGGTTCATCCTCTGCCCGAGGACAAACTGCCCGGTCAGGACGAAACCGTGGAGCTGATCCGGGGCGTGCTCGACAAGCTCAAGACGGACGCCCCCCAGCATTACCAGGAGATTCTGCGTTATTTTCTGCTGGACAGCCTGGACCGGGACTGGAAAGAGCATCTGCTGAACATGGACGGCCTGCGCGACGGCATCGGCCTGCGCGGCTACGGCCAGAAAGACCCCAAGCAGGAGTACAAGCGCGAGGGCTTCGAGTTGTTTCAGGCCATGCTGCACCTGATAAAGGAACACACTCTGCGCAACCTTTGCCACCTGCGTCTGAACGTGGTCCGCGAGGAACAGTTCCAGCACGAGGAAAAGCCTCTGAAACTGCAGTACTCCGGCTCGGAACAAAAAGCCCCGGCCAAGGAGCCCGTCCGTCGGGACCAGCCCAAGGTTGGTCGAAACGATCCCTGCCCCTGCGGCAGCGGCAAGAAACACAAGAAATGCTGCGGGGCCGCGGGGTAGAGCGGGACAGGTGTCGTTGGCTCTTGATTTCCTGACCGGACTGTTTTCCTGTTTGCCATCAAGATAATCTGGCTGAATTGAGGAGAGGTGACGTTATATGGAAGCCATCAGCTATACCCGGTTTCGCGGTGAGATTGCCAAGATTATTGACCGTGTCGTTGAAGATCATGAGGCAATTATCGTCACTCGGAATACTGAACCTGGGGTCGTTATATTGAGCCTGGAGGACTATGAAGCCCTTCAGGAAACAGCCTATCTGACCAGGTCTCCGGCGAATGCACGGCGGTTGGTAGATGCTTTGGACCAATTGCGACATGGAAATAAATCCGTTCATTCGTTGGATGATATTGCCGAGTTGGCTCATGATCATTGAGTGGGTGGATCATGCTTGGGATGACATGATATATTGGGCTGAAAACGATAAGAAAGTTTTGGCTCGTATCATGAAGCTGCTTGAAGATATCCGAAAAGATCCTTTTTCTGGATTGGGGAAGCCAAAGGCTCTGAGAAATAACCTTTCGGGGTATTGGAGTCGGAGGATTAACTCCGAGCACAGGCTGGTGTACAGAATCCATGATGGGAAATTGCAGGTCATCATGGCTAGGTATCATTACTAAGCGAACTAGCATGAATCAATAGATATTCCCTGTTTCACCAGGAGGAAATACGAAATGCCGTCATTCGATATCGTGAGCAAGGTTGATTTGCAGGAAGTGGACAATGCCGTGAACAATGTCCGCAAAGAGTTGGATACGCGGTTTGACTTCCGGAACGTGAAAACGGACCTGGATTTGAATCGCAAGGAAAAAGTTCTGCATGTGGTCACCGGGGACGAGATGAAGATGCGGGCCATTCAGGATCTGCTCAAGGTGCACTTCACCCGGCGAAAACTGGACCCCAGGAGCATGGAGTTCAAGGAACTGGAGGCCACCAGTCAGGGCCGGGTGAAGATGGACATCCTGATCAAGGAAGGCATTTCCAAGGACACGGCCCAGAAGATCGTCAAGCTGATCAAGGCGCAGAAGCTGAAGGTTCAGCCCGCGATTCAGGATGAGCAGGTTCGGGTCACCGGCAAGAAGATTGATGATTTGCAGGCCGTGATCAAGCTCCTGGACGCTCAGGAACTGGACGTGCCCTTGCAGCATGTGAATATGAAAAGTTAAAAAAGACCGGAGCCGATCCATGCGCCCATCCAGCAACTGGACCATCCCTAATGTCATCACCATTTTCCGGATCGTTCTCGTTCCGGTGTTCGTAATGATGTTCATTGATCAGCGGTTTGGCGCGGCGTTGCTGATTTTTCTGATCGCCGGGATGAGCGATGGACTGGACGGCTTCTTAGCCAGGGTGCTCAAGCAACGCTCGCAACTCGGCGCCCTGCTGGACCCCATCGCGGACAAATTACTGCTGATCACGGCGTACTTCTGCCTCGGATTCGTGGGGCTGTTGCCAAGCTGGCTGGCCGTACTGGTCATCAGCAGGGACATGATGATCATCGGCGGCATGGCCCTGCTGCATTTCTGGGGCGTGGACGTCCGGTCGCGGATTCACCCGACGTGGTTGAGCAAATTCAACACCTGCGGACAAATCGCGCTGATCGTCGCCGTCCTGGCCAAGCACTCCTTCGGCCTGCCATGGCATGGCCTGATCCAGCTTCTCGTGGCAACAGTCACCATGAGCACGATACTTTCCGGCGCGCACTATATTTATATAGGTCTTGGACACTTCCCCGGCGAAGGGGAGAAGCGTGTCGAGTAGGGGCGGGTTTNNTTGAAACCCGCCCCTACGGCAGGCCGCATGGTGGATAAAGTCCCCTCTGTGGGACAGATGCCGACACCAAAGTGTCAACCAATTTTGAACCATACCCGGAATCCTTATTTTTAGCGGAGCGAGAGTTCAAGATTTTGGCGGGTAAAAAAAATTATATTTTCCGTCAAAAAAATGATTTTTTCGCTTGACATCTTTGTTCGGACGGGCATAGAAGGTTTCCACCTGACGAAGGAAGGAAGTCTTCGTTGCGGCAATGGTTGAATGCGGAAGGTTTGTTGTGAATTTCAAAAGGAGGAAGGTATGAAAAAGTTAGTCGTTTTGGCCGTTTTGGCCGCCTTCATTCTCGGTACCGCGGGCTTCGCCTCCGCTATCGAGTTGAATGCAAAAGGAAACTGGCGGGTGCACTTCAACTATCTGAAGAACACCAATGATTTTGATGGCGATTCCAAGTATGACAAGTTTCAGGCCATGCAGCGCGCTCGGGTGCTGTTCGAGTTCATCGCCAGCGAGAACCTGAAAGGTGTGTTGCACTTTGAAATCGGCAACCAGAGCTGGGGTAATCAAGGGCATGGTGCTGCATTGAATGCCGACGGCGTCAACGTGAAGACCAAGAACGCCTTCATCCAGTTCGCGATTCCCGGTACTCAGGCTGCCGTGAAGGCCGGTATCCAGGGCTTCGCTCTGCCCAGCACCTACGGTTCTCACATCCTGTCCGCCGACGTGGCTGCCTTGGCCGCCATCATTCCGTTCAACGACATGATGGGCTTGACCGTGGCTTGGGCTCGTCCTTACGACCTCACCCAGGGAACGGCTAATGCCAAGATTGAAGACGAAGTTGACGTCTTCGCCGCCGTGCTGCCCATTTCTTTGGACGGCGTTAAGTTGAATCCCTTTGCCGTGTACGCTCGCTGGGGCAAGGATTTCCTGAACGGCGCTTTCGGCGCTAATGCTGATCCGAATCCCTTCAAGAACGCCAATCAGTGGTTCGCCGGCTTGAATTTTGCCGTGGACATGCTGGACCCCTTCGTTATCAAAGGTGATTTCAACTACGGTTCCGTCAAGCTGACCGACAACTTCAAGGCTTCCGGTTTTATTGCCGACGTCGCCTTGGCGTACAAGATGGACATGATGACTCCCGAAGTATACTTCCTGTACGAGACCGGTGAAGATTCCAAGTATTCCCGTGGTGGTGACAGCAAGCGGATGCCCACCATCGGCACGGACGGCACCTCCTGGGCCCCGACTTCCTTCGGCATGGTCGGCTCTTCCTTCGGCGGCGGCACGGACGGCATCATGCGCGGCTTTATCGCTGATCTGCCCGGTGCCAGCGATCTCGATTCCTACTGGGCCACTGAAGGCACCATCGGTATGTGGGCCACTGGCGTGAAGTTGGGCGACATCACTTTTGTTCAGGATCTGAGCCACACCCTGGGCTTCATGTTCGCCAAGGGTACCAACGACACCGCCAATGCTAACTTGTTCACCAAGGACGACAAGTACTACGAAGTCACCTTTGATCATAAGTACCAGATCTACGAAAATTTGTCCCTCCTTGTTGAAACGGCTTGGGGCAAGATGGATCTGGACAAGCTGAATGTCGGCAAGTCCCGCGAAGATCTGGCCAAAGACAGCGCTTGGAAGTTGGCCGCTGGCTTCAACTATCGCTTCTAGTCGAACACGACTCGACGCATTCACCACCGCATAAAAAAGGCCGGGGCATTTGCCCCGGCCTTTTTTATTATGGGCCATGGCCGACGGCCCTTCACGTCATTCCGCCAAGTTGCCTGCTGTCTGGGGCAAGTACCTGAAATCAAACATTATGGTTTGATTGCCATGCCTCTGTTTGATCGGTTGCCTGATTCCAGCCTCACGTGTAGGAGGGAATGGGAGAGGCGGCTAGGGTCAGCCGTCGTTTTTCTTCAAAGGAATTCACAGGAGATGGTCCGGTCCAAAGGGCTTAAGGTTTGGCGCGCAGCGATCACGCTATGTGAACCAACGAGGAGATTATGCAAGCGGTTCAATCTTTTTCAGCCTTGGTTTTGGCGGCGGGCAAAGGGACGCGGATGC contains:
- a CDS encoding CDP-alcohol phosphatidyltransferase family protein; this translates as MRPSSNWTIPNVITIFRIVLVPVFVMMFIDQRFGAALLIFLIAGMSDGLDGFLARVLKQRSQLGALLDPIADKLLLITAYFCLGFVGLLPSWLAVLVISRDMMIIGGMALLHFWGVDVRSRIHPTWLSKFNTCGQIALIVAVLAKHSFGLPWHGLIQLLVATVTMSTILSGAHYIYIGLGHFPGEGEKRVE
- a CDS encoding type II toxin-antitoxin system Phd/YefM family antitoxin, encoding MEAISYTRFRGEIAKIIDRVVEDHEAIIVTRNTEPGVVILSLEDYEALQETAYLTRSPANARRLVDALDQLRHGNKSVHSLDDIAELAHDH
- a CDS encoding YajQ family cyclic di-GMP-binding protein; protein product: MPSFDIVSKVDLQEVDNAVNNVRKELDTRFDFRNVKTDLDLNRKEKVLHVVTGDEMKMRAIQDLLKVHFTRRKLDPRSMEFKELEATSQGRVKMDILIKEGISKDTAQKIVKLIKAQKLKVQPAIQDEQVRVTGKKIDDLQAVIKLLDAQELDVPLQHVNMKS
- a CDS encoding Txe/YoeB family addiction module toxin; the encoded protein is MIIEWVDHAWDDMIYWAENDKKVLARIMKLLEDIRKDPFSGLGKPKALRNNLSGYWSRRINSEHRLVYRIHDGKLQVIMARYHY
- the secA gene encoding preprotein translocase subunit SecA; the encoded protein is MFNFIVKKVIGSKNERYLKKLKPMVQTINGHEERMRGLRDDDFPVKVREWKEQVQNGRSLDDLLPETFALVREASWRALKMRHFDAQLIGGMVLHHGKIAEMKTGEGKTLAATLPVVLNALAGKGVHVVTVNDYLARRDAEWMGQIYRFLGLEVGVILHGLTDPERQTSYNADVTYGTNNEFGFDYLRDNMKFRMEHLVQRDLFFGIVDEVDSILIDEARTPLIISGPAEDSTGLYMQINALIPKLKKEEHFTVDEKLRAILLTEEGVMRCEELLSLENLYDPQNIRFQHHILQALKAHHLFKRDVDYIVGDGQVVIVDEFTGRTMPGRRYSDGLHQALEAKEYVKIQAENQTLASITFQNYFRMYDKLAGMTGTADTEAVEFKEIYNLDVASVPTHRPMVREDHPDMIYKTQDDKYKAIAQEISELHRKGQPVLVGTVSIEKSEIVAKLLKRHGVPHSVLNAKNHEKEAEIVALAGHSGQVTIATNMAGRGTDIVLGEGVVDLGGLHIIGTERHESRRIDNQLRGRSGRQGDPGSSRFYLALDDDLLRLFGSDKIAGLMGRLGLQEGEAIENRMVSRAIENAQRKVEAHNFEIRKQLLDFDNVMNQQREVIYTQRREIMASKDLEEMVESFVHDLVEDIYAPVQDKDADDEARQEVRARLGEIFGLGRVHPLPEDKLPGQDETVELIRGVLDKLKTDAPQHYQEILRYFLLDSLDRDWKEHLLNMDGLRDGIGLRGYGQKDPKQEYKREGFELFQAMLHLIKEHTLRNLCHLRLNVVREEQFQHEEKPLKLQYSGSEQKAPAKEPVRRDQPKVGRNDPCPCGSGKKHKKCCGAAG
- a CDS encoding (Fe-S)-binding protein; this translates as MREQIRPANRAAPYPTNSGASTRPCILCGKCLDVCPLFAATGREELSPRGKSFLIRQALEEGNLHDPAAASKLLGLCLGCGRCADGCPQGRNLPELLREEKAGHPGWQAWVWRTWITQAKSLWPLVGRCAGLLPEQLGAGMMDAPRALVRRPSRERTSGGFERVADEAVLPGNAVLFPGCTARFARPWWVESAVRMLGAADDRLKGFPDWQCCGFTVAQAGLPGLNDEMRSQNVVLWRERGRPALLTICATCTTALHDYTKSKDLFQDDRERLAWEAAVQPLSGLVDPQDFRAGGDGTVLYHRPCHAPNPDPDAAFLRGVFATRLIAEAENACCGMGGVMRLSAPGLSSQVADRYWSLAPEQSELTVSTGCSGCAIQLAATAPQGVEVAHWLELFEG
- a CDS encoding outer membrane homotrimeric porin, which encodes MKKLVVLAVLAAFILGTAGFASAIELNAKGNWRVHFNYLKNTNDFDGDSKYDKFQAMQRARVLFEFIASENLKGVLHFEIGNQSWGNQGHGAALNADGVNVKTKNAFIQFAIPGTQAAVKAGIQGFALPSTYGSHILSADVAALAAIIPFNDMMGLTVAWARPYDLTQGTANAKIEDEVDVFAAVLPISLDGVKLNPFAVYARWGKDFLNGAFGANADPNPFKNANQWFAGLNFAVDMLDPFVIKGDFNYGSVKLTDNFKASGFIADVALAYKMDMMTPEVYFLYETGEDSKYSRGGDSKRMPTIGTDGTSWAPTSFGMVGSSFGGGTDGIMRGFIADLPGASDLDSYWATEGTIGMWATGVKLGDITFVQDLSHTLGFMFAKGTNDTANANLFTKDDKYYEVTFDHKYQIYENLSLLVETAWGKMDLDKLNVGKSREDLAKDSAWKLAAGFNYRF